A section of the Natrinema sp. HArc-T2 genome encodes:
- a CDS encoding DUF302 domain-containing protein, with protein MGYTTQHSVSGDFDEVVDTTIAALEDQGFGVLSDIDVQATFEKKLGDEFRQYRILGACNPALAQEGLSEEIELGALLPCNVIVYETDDGDIVVSAVDPQQLVGIADNDALTAIAAEVNDRFERVLAAVTNDHKAASGA; from the coding sequence ATCGGATATACCACACAACACTCGGTGTCGGGTGACTTCGACGAAGTCGTCGACACAACAATCGCTGCACTCGAAGACCAGGGATTTGGCGTCCTCTCTGACATCGATGTTCAGGCCACGTTTGAAAAGAAACTCGGCGATGAATTCCGACAGTATCGGATTCTCGGCGCGTGCAACCCTGCACTCGCACAGGAGGGGCTGAGTGAGGAGATCGAACTCGGCGCACTCCTCCCGTGTAACGTTATCGTCTACGAAACTGACGATGGAGACATCGTGGTGAGCGCCGTCGATCCGCAGCAACTCGTTGGGATCGCCGACAACGACGCGCTCACCGCTATCGCGGCCGAGGTCAACGACCGATTCGAGCGTGTGCTCGCGGCCGTTACCAACGACCACAAAGCTGCGTCCGGGGCTTGA
- a CDS encoding NAD(P)-dependent alcohol dehydrogenase has translation MKAFVMEEIGETGFVEKDEPEPGPTDAILRPTKGLVCTSDVHTVHGAIGEREDITLGHEIVGIVEEVGSDVDSFEQGDRVAVGAITPDWGSDAAQNDHPSQSNGALGGWKFANVKDGTFAEYVHVNEADANMAHIPDDVTDEEAAYTTDMMSTGFMGAEHADIPIGGTVAVFAQGPVGLMATKGAALQGAGQILAVESVPKRQELAERYGATAIVNFEEHDPVEQIHELTDDRGVDAAIEALGSSATLEQCVAATKPGGTISNVGYHGEGEYVNIPREAWGVGMAEKDIITGLCPGGRLRLRRLLRLLEEGVVDPTPMTTHEFTFDEIEAAFQLMETKEDGIIKPLIDFE, from the coding sequence ATGAAGGCCTTTGTCATGGAGGAGATCGGCGAAACCGGGTTTGTAGAGAAAGACGAACCGGAACCAGGGCCGACCGATGCGATCCTGCGGCCGACGAAGGGACTCGTCTGTACCTCCGACGTACATACGGTCCACGGCGCCATCGGCGAGCGAGAAGACATCACGCTCGGCCACGAGATCGTCGGCATCGTCGAGGAGGTCGGCAGCGACGTCGACTCGTTCGAACAGGGAGACCGTGTCGCCGTCGGAGCGATCACCCCCGACTGGGGATCCGACGCGGCACAAAACGACCATCCATCACAGTCGAACGGCGCACTCGGCGGGTGGAAGTTCGCGAACGTCAAAGACGGGACGTTCGCCGAGTACGTCCACGTCAACGAAGCCGACGCGAATATGGCCCACATTCCCGACGACGTCACCGACGAGGAGGCTGCCTATACCACCGACATGATGAGTACAGGGTTTATGGGCGCCGAACACGCCGACATCCCGATCGGGGGGACCGTCGCAGTGTTCGCCCAGGGGCCTGTCGGCCTCATGGCCACCAAGGGGGCTGCACTGCAGGGGGCCGGCCAGATCCTCGCAGTCGAATCGGTACCCAAACGCCAGGAGCTCGCCGAACGCTACGGCGCGACAGCAATCGTCAATTTCGAGGAACACGATCCCGTCGAACAAATTCACGAACTAACCGACGATCGAGGTGTCGACGCCGCCATCGAAGCGCTCGGGTCCTCGGCGACGCTCGAGCAGTGTGTCGCCGCGACGAAACCCGGCGGAACGATCTCCAACGTCGGCTATCACGGCGAGGGCGAGTACGTGAACATCCCGCGAGAAGCGTGGGGTGTCGGCATGGCCGAAAAGGACATCATCACCGGGCTCTGTCCCGGCGGTCGACTCCGATTGCGCCGGCTCTTGCGGTTGCTCGAGGAGGGTGTGGTCGATCCAACGCCGATGACTACCCACGAGTTCACCTTCGACGAGATCGAAGCGGCGTTCCAGCTGATGGAAACCAAAGAAGACGGCATCATCAAACCACTTATCGACTTCGAGTAA